A stretch of the Corylus avellana chromosome ca6, CavTom2PMs-1.0 genome encodes the following:
- the LOC132184272 gene encoding uncharacterized protein LOC132184272, translating into MSLGAAEDDPASEIHIPADIDWHMLDKSRFFLLGAALFSGVSAALYPIVVLKTRQQVSSSQISCFKMSFAMMRHEGLRGFYRGFGTSLMGTIPARALYMTALEVTKSNVGTATVRLGFSDTTATAIASAAAGLSSAMAAQLVWTPIDVVSQRLMVQGCHNCSKNILPHVNSGKYSNGIDAFRKILYADGPRGLYRGFGISILTYAPSNAVWWASYSVAQRLIWGGFGCYMGKKDKVDHGLTNGCNYRPDSMATVAVQGVCAAMASGVSAVITMPLDTIKTRLQVLDAEENGRRRPLTTVQAVRNLVKEAGLSACYRGLGPRWVSMSMSATTMITTYEFLKRMSTKRQETFTS; encoded by the coding sequence ATGAGCTTGGGCGCAGCCGAGGATGATCCGGCTTCAGAGATTCATATTCCGGCTGATATAGATTGGCATATGCTCGACAAATCCAGATTCTTCTTGCTCGGTGCCGCCTTGTTTTCCGGCGTATCGGCCGCTCTTTATCCAATCGTCGTTTTGAAGACACGGCAACAGGTTTCTTCTTCTCAGATTTCTTGTTTCAAAATGTCGTTTGCCATGATGCGCCACGAGGGTTTAAGAGGGTTCTACAGGGGTTTCGGCACCTCGTTGATGGGCACGATCCCTGCTCGAGCGCTTTACATGACGGCGCTTGAGGTCACCAAGAGTAATGTCGGGACTGCCACCGTCAGGTTAGGTTTTTCCGATACTACGGCCACCGCCATAGCTAGCGCCGCCGCTGGGTTGAGCTCTGCCATGGCTGCGCAGTTGGTGTGGACCCCAATTGATGTTGTGAGTCAGAGACTGATGGTGCAGGGCTGCCACAACTGCAGCAAGAACATCCTTCCCCATGTGAATTCTGGCAAATATAGCAATGGGATTGATGCGTTTAGGAAGATTCTCTACGCCGACGGTCCAAGAGGACTGTACAGGGGATTTGGGATTTCCATATTAACGTACGCGCCATCGAATGCGGTTTGGTGGGCTTCTTACTCTGTCGCTCAGAGGCTTATTTGGGGCGGTTTTGGTTGCTACATGGGTAAAAAGGATAAGGTTGATCATGGCTTGACGAATGGCTGCAATTATCGGCCGGATTCCATGGCGACGGTTGCAGTGCAGGGAGTGTGTGCTGCTATGGCGAGTGGGGTTTCGGCAGTAATTACAATGCCACTCGATACAATTAAGACAAGATTGCAGGTTTTGGATGCGGAGGAAAATGGGCGGAGAAGGCCGCTGACGACTGTGCAGGCGGTGAGGAACTTGGTGAAGGAAGCTGGGTTGAGTGCTTGTTATAGGGGGTTGGGGCCGAGGTGGGTTTCAATGTCGATGTCTGCAACAACCATGATCACTACCTATGAGTTTTTGAAGCGGATGTCTACCAAGAGGCAAGAGACCTtcacttcataa
- the LOC132185668 gene encoding uncharacterized protein LOC132185668 produces the protein MEKCGLSFQKDMGSPQTTRVCVKQVKQEAPEEWDESMPLPGDVIEGFAKDDSDELFVPAKAKSELSSQLGKIKQQEVIWVKVRRGDRAMKLRARIVQEKFSVLHKKFTIRAAEDDRHVAVLGDLTAEQCTELQEMNRRVVNVDCWGFNKRGVKYNWLMKVGSYMPDQNASIVSSILFMPLQNEHCIEPTTVRCMAWFSAAVSSGAPLVFVNIQTEQIEKINSTGRETSWCKQQNNTNVQVVQGIRLWFLPGVAEVCRELVPQQGEVRFGMDIKRTEEGFFYIYSVTKGLAADRAGLGQLREEAIATGYLLVISRLEGKSLTPSNACSDGLLHCCDRNEIRDTLTSAIAQMGIIQLHIMAWRNPTCPGATQSTAAAKLRPP, from the exons ATGGAGAAGTGTGGTCTGAGTTTCCAGAAGGACATGGGAAGCCCCCAGACGACACGGGTGTGTGTGAAACAAGTGAAGCAGGAGGCACCGGAAGAGTGGGACGAAAGCATGCCTCTGCCCGGCGACGTCATTGAAGGATTTGCTAAGGATGATTCCGACGAGTTGTTTGTGCCGGCCAAGGCCAAGTCAGAGCTCAGCTCACAGCTTGGTAAGATTAAACAGCAGGAGGTAATATGGGTGAAGGTTAGAAGGGGTGACAGAGCAATGAAGCTCCGGGCACGTATTGTGCAAGAGAAGTTCTCAGTGCTCCATAAGAAGTTTACCATTAGAGCGGCTGAAGATGACAGACATGTTGCCGTTTTAGGGGACTTGACCGCAGAACAATGCACGGAATTGCAAG AAATGAACAGAAGGGTGGTAAATGTGGACTGTTGGGGATTCAACAAAAGGGGAGTCAAGTACAATTGGTTAATGAAAGTGGGAAGCTACATGCCAGACCAAAATGCTTCAATTGTCAGCTCCATCCTGTTCATGCCCCTGCAAAACGAGCACTGCATTGAGCCCACTACAGTCAGATGCATGGCCTGGTTTTCTGCAGCAGTTTCTTCTGGGGCTCCTCTGGTCTTTGTCAATATCCAAACAGAGCAGATA GAGAAAATTAATTCCACAGGGAGAGAAACAAGTTGGTGTAAgcaacaaaacaacacaaacgTCCAAGTAGTTCAAGGTATAAGACTATGGTTTCTACCTGGAGTTGCTGAAGTTTGCCGTGAATTGGTTCCTCAACAAGGAGAAGTAAGGTTCGGAATGGATATTAAACGAACAGAAGAG GGCTTTTTCTATATTTACTCGGTTACAAAAGGTTTAGCTGCTGACCGCGCTGGGCTTGGGCAACTACGTGAAGAAGCAATTGCAACGGGATACCTTCTCGTGATATCTCGATTGGAAGGCAAAAGTCTTACGCCGTCAAATGCATGCTCCGATGGGCTTTTACATTGTTGTGATCGCAACGAAATTAGGGACACCCTCACTTCAGCAATCGCCCAAATGGGTATAATTCAACTTCACATCATGGCCTGGCGGAATCCAACATGTCCCGGCGCTACACAATCGACGGCTGCTGCAAAGCTCCGGCCTCCATAA
- the LOC132183859 gene encoding PHD finger protein ALFIN-LIKE 4: MDGGAAYNPRTVEEVFRDFKGRRAGMIKALTTDVEEFYQQCDPEKENLSLYGFPSEQWEVNLPAEEVPPELPEPALGINFARDGMQEKDWLSLVAVHSDAWLLSVAFYFGARFGFDKADRKRLFNMISDLPTIFEVVTGTAKKQVKEKSSVSNHSSNKSKSNSKRGSESQVKYTKGIQSKDEDEEGLEEEDEDEHGDACCGACGENYAADEFWICCDICEKWFHGKCVKITPARAEHIKQYKCPSCTNKRARP; this comes from the exons ATGGATGGCGGTGCAGCGTACAATCCACGTACGGTCGAGGAGGTCTTTAGGGATTTCAAGGGCCGCAGAGCCGGCATGATTAAAGCCCTCACCACCG ATGTTGAAGAGTTTTATCAGCAGTGTGATCCTG aGAAAGAAAATCTTAGCCTTTATGGATTTCCCAGTGAGCAGTGGGAAGTCAATTTACCTGCTGAAGAGGTACCTCCAGAGCTTCCAGAACCTGCACTAGGCATTAACTTTGCCAGAGATGGGATGCAAGAAAAGGACTGGTTATCATTGGTAGCTGTCCACAGTGATGCTTGGTTACTTTCTGTGGCCTTTTATTTTGGTGCTAGGTTTGGATTTGATAAAGCTGATAG GAAACGCCTTTTTAACATGATAAGTGATCTTCCAACAATATTCGAGGTTGTGACAGGGACAGCCAAGAAACAAGTAAAGGAGAAGTCATCAGTTTCAAATCACAGCAGCAACAAATCTAAATCAAACTCTAAG CGAGGTTCTGAATCTCAGGTCAAGTATACAAAGGGAATACAGTCAAAGGATGAGGATGAGGAAGGtttggaggaggaagatgaggACGAGCATGGAGACGCATGTTGCGGGGCTTGTGGAGAGAATTATGCTGCTGATGAGTTTTGGATTTGCTGTGACATCTGTGAGAAGTGGTTCCATGGGAAGTGTGTTAAGATCACCCCAGCAAGGGCTGAGCATATTAAGCAGTATAAATGCCCATCTTGCACCAACAAGAGAGCCCGCCCTTGA
- the LOC132184950 gene encoding pentatricopeptide repeat-containing protein At1g05670, mitochondrial-like, giving the protein MPFRNALANSSQTNPNVSLVNSISSLLQTLNPQNPNPSNLSSIPLNQFSPDLNPKLVIKVIKNQTNPYHALFFFNWASNPIPNPKNYFHTHECYLAITDVLLSHSLFSTAVLLLQKYHKISDFVVGKLIKAYGDRGDIRGAMHWFHTAKLIENGRCLFSYNAILGVLVRANRVSLAKACYDQIVKEGVVKPDVYTYTTMIRGFCKLGMIENAKMIFDEMDCEPNLVTYNTVVSGFCKKGDMESAQEVFDRMTENKDCLPDTVTCTTLIDGYCKKGELNEAIKCFGNMVNWGCDPNLLTYNALINGLCLRGNVDEAKRMMTKMRLNGLKDNVATHTSILKGLCFVGKSDEAIKHLKQMVALGIKPDVQAFGVVVNELCKMKKPVEAISLLKEMMARDLKPSVSSFNVVSRVLVENGDLERAVLLLKLMPQMGCCPNFLSYNTVICSLCRMRGRMQEVGELVSDLLQNGHVMDATMYNCLIMGYCGDGNEQTAMRVLYETIDKNYVVSVESFSILVKELCAKGKVIEAKRIFEDLCRRCSVLDVNSYRRVLEKHLSLYAEN; this is encoded by the coding sequence ATGCCATTTAGAAACGCCCTAGCCAACTCTTCTCAAACGAATCCCAATGTCTCCCTTGTGAACTCCATATCGTCACTTctacaaaccctaaacccccaAAACCCCAACCCCTCAAATCTCAGTTCAATCCCTCTGAATCAGTTTTCACCTGACCTTAACCCAAAGTTAGTCATCAAAGTCATCAAGAACCAGACCAACCCTTACCATGCCCTCTTCTTTTTCAACTGGGCCTCCAACCCTATCCCTAACCCTAAAAACTATTTCCACACCCACGAATGTTACCTGGCCATCACTGATGTCCTCCTCTCTCACTCCCTCTTCTCCACTGCTGTCTTGCTCCTTCAGAAGTACCACAAAATCTCGGACTTTGTGGTCGGTAAGTTGATCAAGGCCTATGGGGATCGTGGCGATATTAGGGGCGCAATGCATTGGTTTCATACAGCGAAATTGATAGAGAATGGGCGGTGTTTGTTTTCATATAACGCGATACTGGGTGTGTTGGTGAGAGCAAATAGGGTTAGTTTAGCTAAAGCATGCTATGATCAAATTGTGAAGGAAGGCGTGGTGAAACCCGATGTTTATACTTACACGACGATGATTAGGGGGTTTTGTAAATTGGGTATGATTGAAAATGCGAAGATGATATTTGATGAAATGGATTGTGAGCCAAATTTGGTTACTTACAATACTGTGGTTAGTGGGTTTTGTAAGAAGGGTGATATGGAGAGTGCACAGGAAGTGTTTGATCGAATGACGGAGAATAAGGATTGCTTGCCTGATACGGTGACTTGTACCACTTTGATTGATGGGTATTGTAAGAAAGGTGAATTGAATGAGGCAATAAAGTGCTTCGGTAACATGGTGAATTGGGGTTGTGATCCGAATCTGCTGACGTACAATGCGTTAATTAATGGCTTGTGTTTGAGGGGTAATGTTGATGAAGCAAAGAGGATGATGACCAAGATGAGGTTAAATGGGTTGAAGGATAATGTTGCAACGCACACGAGTATATTAAAGGGGCTTTGCTTCGTTGGGAAATCTGATGAAGCTATTAAACATCTTAAGCAGATGGTTGCTCTTGGGATTAAACCAGATGTGCAGGCTTTTGGTGTTGTTGTTAATGAGTTATGCAAAATGAAGAAACCAGTTGAAGCAATTTCCCTTTTGAAAGAAATGATGGCAAGAGACTTAAAGCCAAGTGTCTCAAGTTTTAATGTAGTGTCTAGGGTTCTTGTAGAAAATGGAGATCTTGAAAGGGCTGTTCTTCTTTTAAAGTTGATGCCACAAATGGGTTGCTGTCCGAACTTCTTATCGTATAACACAGTGATATGTAGTCTCTGTAGGATGAGAGGTAGAATGCAAGAAGTTGGAGAGCTTGTCAGCGACTTGCTTCAAAACGGTCATGTCATGGATGCCACAATGTATAATTGCTTGATTATGGGATATTGTGGGGACGGAAATGAGCAAACGGCAATGCGGGTTCTCTATGAGACAATTGATAAGAATTATGTCGTTAGTGTGGAGAGCTTTTCAATCTTAGTCAAGGAATTGTGTGCGAAGGGGAAGGTCATTGAGGCCAAGAGGATTTTTGAGGATTTGTGTAGGAGATGCTCTGTTCTTGATGTAAATAGTTACAGAAGGGTTTTAGAGAAGCACTTGTCTTTATATGCAGAGAATTGA